A DNA window from Patagioenas fasciata isolate bPatFas1 chromosome 1, bPatFas1.hap1, whole genome shotgun sequence contains the following coding sequences:
- the RBBP7 gene encoding histone-binding protein RBBP7 isoform X2: protein MASKEVLEDTVEERVISEEYKIWKKNTPFLYDLVMTHALEWPSLTVQWLPDVTRAEGKDYALHWLVLGTHTSDEQNHLVVARVQIPNDDQFDTAQYDSEKGEFGGFGSVTGKIETEIKINHEGEVNRARYMPQNPSIIATKTPSADVLVFDYTKHPAKPDPSGECNPDLRLRGHQKEGYGLSWNSNLSGHLLSASDDHTVCLWDISAGPKEGKIVDAKAIFTGHSAVVEDVAWHLLHESLFGSVADDQKLMIWDTRSNTTSKPSHSVDAHTAEVNCLSFNPYSEFILATGSADKTVALWDLRNLKLKLHSFESHKDEIFQVHWSPHNETILASSGTDRRLNVWDLSKIGEEQSAEDAEDGPPELLVLTDFSLDIKWLAEACGFFNSLFMEDTLPKFQTSVGILMSLG, encoded by the exons ATGGCGAGCAAGGAAG TGCTGGAGGacacggtggaggagcgtgtcaTCAGCGAGGAGTACaagatctggaaaaaaaacacccccTTCTTATACGACCTGGTGATGACACATGCTCTGGAGTGGCCCAGCCTCACTGTGCAGTGGCTGCCTGATGTGACCAG GGCAGAAGGAAAGGATTATGCTCTCCACTGGTTGGTTTTGGGAACACACACATCCGATGAACAGAACCACCTGGTTGTTGCAAGAGTTCAGATTCCCAATGATGATCAGTTTGATACTGCACAATATGACAGTGAGAAAGGAG AGTTTGGTGGCTTTGGATCTGTGACTGGCAAAATTGAAACGGAGATTAAAATTAACCATGAAGGTGAAGTAAACCGTGCTCGATACATGCCACAGAATCCCAGCATCATTGCTACAAAAACACCGTCTGCTGATGTGTTGGTATTTGACTACACTAAACATCCTGCAAAACCAG ACCCAAGTGGAGAGTGTAATCCTGACCTGAGATTAAGAGGGCACCAGAAGGAAGGCTATGGCTTGTCATGGAACTCAAATTTGAGTGGACATCTCCTCAGTGCATCAGATGATCAT ACTGTGTGCTTATGGGATATAAGTGCTGGACCAAAAGAGGGCAAAATTGTTGATGCAAAAGCAATCTTCACTGGGCACTCTGCAGTAGTAGAAGATGTGGCATGGCATCTGCTTCATGAGTCTCTGTTTGGATCCGTGGCCGATGATCAGAAGCTTATGAT CTGGGACACAAGATCTAATACCACATCCAAGCCAAGTCATTCTGTAGATGCTCATACAGCTGAGGTCAACTGTCTGTCCTTCAATCCTTACAGCGAGTTCATTCTAGCAACTGGTTCTGCTGACAAG ACAGTGGCTCTATGGGATCTTCGAAACTTAAAATTGAAGCTCCATTCTTTTGAGTCTCATAAAGATGAAATTTTTCAG GTTCACTGGTCTCCTCATAATGAAACAATTCTTGCTTCAAGTGGTACTGATCGTCGACTTAATGTATGGGATCTGAG TAAAATTGGAGAAGAGCAGTCTGCAGAGGATGCAGAAGATGGGCCTCCTGAGCTGCTG GTTTTAACAGATTTCTCTCTAGACATTAAATGGCTTGCTGaagcttgtgggttttttaacaGTTTATTCATGGAGGACacactgccaaaatttcagaCTTCAGTTGGAATCCTAATGAGCCTTGGGTAA
- the RBBP7 gene encoding histone-binding protein RBBP7 isoform X1: protein MASKEVLEDTVEERVISEEYKIWKKNTPFLYDLVMTHALEWPSLTVQWLPDVTRAEGKDYALHWLVLGTHTSDEQNHLVVARVQIPNDDQFDTAQYDSEKGEFGGFGSVTGKIETEIKINHEGEVNRARYMPQNPSIIATKTPSADVLVFDYTKHPAKPDPSGECNPDLRLRGHQKEGYGLSWNSNLSGHLLSASDDHTVCLWDISAGPKEGKIVDAKAIFTGHSAVVEDVAWHLLHESLFGSVADDQKLMIWDTRSNTTSKPSHSVDAHTAEVNCLSFNPYSEFILATGSADKTVALWDLRNLKLKLHSFESHKDEIFQVHWSPHNETILASSGTDRRLNVWDLSKIGEEQSAEDAEDGPPELLFIHGGHTAKISDFSWNPNEPWVICSVSEDNIMQIWQMAENIYNDEEPDIAAAELEGQ, encoded by the exons ATGGCGAGCAAGGAAG TGCTGGAGGacacggtggaggagcgtgtcaTCAGCGAGGAGTACaagatctggaaaaaaaacacccccTTCTTATACGACCTGGTGATGACACATGCTCTGGAGTGGCCCAGCCTCACTGTGCAGTGGCTGCCTGATGTGACCAG GGCAGAAGGAAAGGATTATGCTCTCCACTGGTTGGTTTTGGGAACACACACATCCGATGAACAGAACCACCTGGTTGTTGCAAGAGTTCAGATTCCCAATGATGATCAGTTTGATACTGCACAATATGACAGTGAGAAAGGAG AGTTTGGTGGCTTTGGATCTGTGACTGGCAAAATTGAAACGGAGATTAAAATTAACCATGAAGGTGAAGTAAACCGTGCTCGATACATGCCACAGAATCCCAGCATCATTGCTACAAAAACACCGTCTGCTGATGTGTTGGTATTTGACTACACTAAACATCCTGCAAAACCAG ACCCAAGTGGAGAGTGTAATCCTGACCTGAGATTAAGAGGGCACCAGAAGGAAGGCTATGGCTTGTCATGGAACTCAAATTTGAGTGGACATCTCCTCAGTGCATCAGATGATCAT ACTGTGTGCTTATGGGATATAAGTGCTGGACCAAAAGAGGGCAAAATTGTTGATGCAAAAGCAATCTTCACTGGGCACTCTGCAGTAGTAGAAGATGTGGCATGGCATCTGCTTCATGAGTCTCTGTTTGGATCCGTGGCCGATGATCAGAAGCTTATGAT CTGGGACACAAGATCTAATACCACATCCAAGCCAAGTCATTCTGTAGATGCTCATACAGCTGAGGTCAACTGTCTGTCCTTCAATCCTTACAGCGAGTTCATTCTAGCAACTGGTTCTGCTGACAAG ACAGTGGCTCTATGGGATCTTCGAAACTTAAAATTGAAGCTCCATTCTTTTGAGTCTCATAAAGATGAAATTTTTCAG GTTCACTGGTCTCCTCATAATGAAACAATTCTTGCTTCAAGTGGTACTGATCGTCGACTTAATGTATGGGATCTGAG TAAAATTGGAGAAGAGCAGTCTGCAGAGGATGCAGAAGATGGGCCTCCTGAGCTGCTG TTTATTCATGGAGGACacactgccaaaatttcagaCTTCAGTTGGAATCCTAATGAGCCTTGGGTAATCTGCTCTGTATCAGAGGACAACATAATGCAGATATGGCAAATG GCAGAAAACATTTACAATGATGAAGAACCAGATATAGCAGCAGCTGAACTGGAAGGTCAATGA